Proteins found in one Drosophila busckii strain San Diego stock center, stock number 13000-0081.31 chromosome 2R, ASM1175060v1, whole genome shotgun sequence genomic segment:
- the LOC108595079 gene encoding venom serine carboxypeptidase — protein sequence MKSAINLIIIAAVCCAAAAAEQRPYRKSFVNPYPRFKLHNDGVDPGEPLFLTPLIHNESIPREQVQKMARVVGSQFHGVESYAGYLTVDRAYNSNMFFWYFPSETDPNYAPVVLWLQGGPGASSLFGLFTENGPLELDGQGKLQKRNYTWTKTHNVIYIDNPVGTGFSFTDNDKGYARNELDVGRNLHEAMMQLYELFEWGNTTGFWVTGESYAGKYVPALAHHIHKVQNAIETRVYIPLKGVAIGNGLSDPVHQMKYGDYLYQLGLIDDHGLDQFHAAEKQGIDCINKHDMECAFNVFDSLINGDMTNGSIFSNLTGYNWYYNYLNTHADDSASMGKFLQSGATRRAIHVGNMPFHDLDTENKVEEHLKLDVMDSVAPWIAELLNFYTVCIYSGQLDIIVAYPTTRNYLKQLKFPGADKYKVAKREIWRIDGEIAGYVKHAGHLVEIMIRNAGHMAPHDQPKWLYEMINHLTHYKH from the coding sequence ATGAAAAGCGCTATCAATCTAATTAtaattgctgcagtttgctgcgcagcagctgcggcagaaCAGAGGCCCTATCGCAAGAGCTTTGTGAATCCCTATCCACGATTCAAGCTCCACAATGATGGCGTAGATCCTGGCGAGCCGCTGTTTCTGACACCGCTAATACACAATGAATCCATACCGAGGGAACAGGTGCAAAAAATGGCACGCGTGGTGGGATCGCAATTTCATGGCGTGGAAAGCTATGCAGGTTATTTAACTGTGGATCGAGCATATAATTCAAACATGTTTTTCTGGTACTTCCCATCTGAAACGGATCCCAACTATGCGCCTGTTGTGCTATGGCTGCAAGGTGGACCAGGCGCCAGTTCTCTTTTTGGGCTCTTTACGGAGAATGGTCCCTTGGAGTTGGATGGACAGGGAAAACTTCAAAAGCGTAACTATACCTGGACCAAGACACATAATGTGATCTACATTGATAATCCGGTGGGCACTGGCTTTAGTTTTACGGACAATGATAAGGGCTATGCTCGCAATGAACTCGATGTCGGGCGTAATCTGCACGAGGCGATGATGCAGCTTTACGAGCTCTTCGAATGGGGCAACACTACCGGTTTTTGGGTAACAGGCGAATCCTATGCTGGCAAATATGTCCCCGCCCTGGCGCATCATATACACAAAGTGCAGAATGCGATAGAGACGCGCGTGTATATACCACTCAAGGGTGTGGCCATTGGAAATGGACTCTCGGATCCAGTGCATCAAATGAAGTATGGCGATTATCTCTATCAATTGGGTCTGATTGACGATCATGGCCTGGATCAGTTTCATGCAGCGGAGAAACAGGGCATCGACTGCATTAATAAGCACGACATGGAGTGCGCCTTTAATGTCTTTGATTCTCTTATCAATGGCGACATGACCAACGGATCCATCTTTAGCAATCTCACGGGCTACAATTGGTACTACAACTATTTAAACACCCATGCGGATGACTCCGCAAGCATGGGTAAATTTTTACAATCAGGCGCCACACGTCGCGCTATCCATGTCGGTAATATGCCTTTCCATGACCTGGACACTGAGAACAAAGTGGAGGAGCATTTAAAGCTTGATGTTATGGACAGTGTAGCGCCGTGGATTGCAGAACTTTTGAATTTCTATACGGTTTGCATTTATAGCGGACAATTGGATATCATTGTAGCCTATCCAACGACTCGTAACTATctcaagcagcttaaattcCCAGGCGCAGACAAATATAAGGTTGCTAAGCGTGAAATCTGGCGCATTGATGGAGAAATTGCTGGTTATGTCAAGCATGCCGGCCATCTGGTAGAGATTATGATAAGAAACGCTGGACACATGGCTCCTCATGATCAGCCCAAATGGCTGTACGAGATGATCAATCATCTAACTCATTATAAGCATTAG
- the LOC108596473 gene encoding serine protease inhibitor 42Dd has protein sequence MFDFNLEFARGGANFTTELFQLLAAGGLQQNIVFSPFSIQACIALAFAGAQGETAEEIAKALRFASDFPPEVAETFQFVLDKYQNSELLKVANKLYVQEGKQLKADYESSIKEQYHSEAETINFGNNMDAAAKINSWVNAKTAGKITELVSADSLDANTRLVLLNAMHFKGSWAHKFDEASTEEDDFWVGEEQSVKVQYMNQKAKFGYGWFEDLNCTALDMPYQDSDLSMLVLLPQEREGLKDLAEKLKTVNLVDLAGKLEVEEVQVKFPKFKVDYSIELADKLKQLGITKMFDEGAEFNNLLESPEGIFVSKVLHKATIEVNEEGTEAAAATGMIMMTRMMMLPTQFQADRPFLYCIWNKRNIMFAGAFVNAPAA, from the exons atgtttgactTCAATTTGGAATTTGCTCGCGGTGGTGCCAATTTCACTACCGAACTTTTCCAACTGTTGGCCGCAGGTGGCCTGCAGCAAAACATTGTTTTCTCGCCGTTTTCCATACAGGCATGCATAGCGCTGGCGTTTGCGGGCGCACAAGGCGAGACGGCTGAGGAGATTGCCAAGGCTCTACGCTTTGCCTCGGACTTTCCACCAGAGGTAGCAGAGACTTTCCAGTTTGTTCTGGACAAGTACCAGAACAGCGAGCTGCTTAAGGTGGCCAACAAGCTGTATGTGCAGGAGGGCAAGCAGCTAAAGGCCGACTATGAGTCATCCATCAAGGAGCAATATCACTCGGAGGCAGAGACCATCAACTTTGGAAATAACATGGACGCTGCAGCAAAAATCAATAGCTGGGTTAATGCCAAGACGGCGGGCAAGATTACGGAACTTGTGTCAGCAGATAGCTTGGATGCCAACACCCGACTGGTGCTGCTTAATGCGATGCACTTCAAAGGCAGTTGGGCGCACAAATTTGACGAAGCCAGCACCGAGGAGGATGACTTCTGGGTGGGCGAAGAGCAGAGCGTTAAGGTGCAGTACATGAATCAGAAGGCCAAGTTTGGATACGGTTGGTTCGAGGATCTCAACTGCACTGCCTTGGACATGCCATACCAGGATTCAGATCTGTCTATGCTGGTGTTGTTGCCGCAGGAGCGTGAGGGTCTTAAGGATTTGGCGGAGAAGCTCAAGACGGTTAACTTGGTTGATTTAGCTGGCAAACTGGAAGTGGAGGAGGTGCAAGTAAAGTTCCCCAAATTCAAGGTGGACTACTCAATCGAATTGGCGGACAAATTGAAGCAG CTGGGCATCACAAAAATGTTCGATGAAGGTGCGGAATTCAATAATCTACTGGAATCACCCGAGGGTATTTTCGTCTCAAAGGTGTTGCACAAGGCCACTATTGAGGTGAACGAGGAGGGCACGGAGGCAGCCGCTGCTACTGGGATGATTATGATGACTCGCATGATGATGCTGCCAACACAATTCCAAGCGGATCGTCCATTCTTGTATTGCATTTGGAACAAGCGCAATATTATGTTTGCTGGCGCTTTTGTCAACGCACCAGCTGCTTAA
- the LOC108596471 gene encoding uncharacterized protein LOC108596471, translating into MSLRALRKRDTQLNQGTSYSSSNKATLFRKANKNNNTNAITTSRLLTKLTLISTQKLIRQRKLLGRATLSNPDLTEFQRAIGHRHLLRSKSEGDVIALVHADHSQRGLTAANAKSEVCLQRISSHSYEPKEVKMLGGARSHRDLSAVQDIETGRTPRRMSECSLGSSQRSRSMFSSQMTLATNAVAPVDPNVPLRVPIIGYEVMEERARFTVYKLRVENPDTNDCWLVMRRYTDFVRLNSKLKQSYPHINLMLPRKKLFGDNFNAVFLDNRVQGLQMFVNSVMALEQLRKCKLVREFFCLDEPPSYSESMEECRAIFEAQEETITHLKLQIQHKNDFILNLQQKLSDEMQEKEQLKQALKNGNLDCSHCSSANASLALK; encoded by the exons ATGTCACTGCGTGCGCTCAGGAAACGGGATACTCAGTTAAATCAAGGCacaagctacagcagcagcaacaaagcaacgcTCTTCagaaaagccaacaaaaacaacaatacaaaCGCAATAACAACGTCACgcttattaacaaaattaacgCTAATTAGCACGCAAAAACTAATACGTCAACGCAAACTACTAGGACGCGCTACACTATCCAATCCAGATCTAACGGAATTCCAAAGGGCAATTGGCCATCGCCACCTGTTGCGCAGTAAATCTGAAGGCGATGTTATTGCTCTAGTGCACGCAGATCATTCACAAAGAGGCCTTACGGCGGCTAACGCCAAGTCTGAGGTTTGCCTACAACGCATTAGTTCGCATAGCTACGAGCCCAAGGAAGTGAAAATGTTAGGCGGCGCGCGTTCTCATCGCGATTTATCTGCAGTGCAGGATATTGAAACAGGACGCACACCGCGTCGCATGAGCGAATGCAGTCTGGGTAGCTCGCAGCGCAGTCGTTCCATGTTCTCCAGCCAAATGACACTAGCTACCAATGCGGTGGCACCGGTTGATCCCAATGTGCCGCTGCGTGTGCCCATTATAGGCTATGAGGTAATGGAGGAGCGTGCACGCTTTACAGTCTACAAGCTGCGCGTGGAAAATCCAGATACCAACGACTGTTGGCTGGTCATGCGACGCTACACGGACTTTGTGCGTCTCAATAGCAAACTAAAGCAGAGCTATCCACACATTAATCTTATGCTGCCGCGCAAGAAACTATTTGGCGATAACTTCAATGCTGTCTTCCTGGACAATCGCGTGCAGGGCTTACAGATGTTTGTTAACTCGGTAATGGCGCTGGAACAGCTGCGCAAATGCAAGCTGGTTAGAGAGTTTTTCTGCTTGGATGAGCCGCCATCCTACTCTGAGTCTATGGAGGAATGTCGA GCTATATTTGAGGCACAGGAAGAGACAATAACACACCTGAAGCTCCAAATACAACATAAAAACGATTTCATactcaatttgcagcaaaagttgagtGATGAAATGCAAGAAAAGGAGCAGCTTAAACAGGCTTTGAA AAATGGAAATTTAGACTGTTCGCACTGCTCCTCGGCAAATGCCAGTCTGGCgctaaaataa
- the LOC108596472 gene encoding SH3 domain-containing protein Dlish has product MAFLCPVRMRRDKKKASNVERDLAPVGMMGRITGSSSIETLVRVGIEKEHGLSPDSKMVVLHDFTPCVDDELEVKRGQLVNVLYRENDWVYVIGHDSRQEGFIPYSYCAPCNTQLADMAVKKKLPREQTEPLLHDENVPLLGVDNKMDVLGDETLALSKAASTNNLENSLHVSLPECAAFIKEPSGRCIVLYTFIARDENDLSVERGEFVTVLNREDPDWSWILRSDGQEGFVPANFIYPADSVRVLQQQKAAATASATAPLNESNMQQHANLSMENMLQQQQGQQQQAQQQQQQQQQQQQQQLGLGTDELRYHGTELVMLYDYKAQAPDDLSVRRGDWIYADLNNQTVDGWLWAYAPKTRKYGFIPKAYARPPAMTSL; this is encoded by the exons ATGGCTTTTCTGTGCCCAGTGCGCATGCGCCGCGATAAAAAGAAAG CTTCCAATGTAGAAAGAGACTTAGCGCCCGTGGGCATGATGGGGCGCATAACAGGCAGCTCCAGCATAGAAACACTAGTGCGCGTGGGCATAGAAAAAGAACATGGATTAAG TCCTGATTCCAAAATGGTTGTACTTCACGACTTTACGCCCTGTGTAGACGATGAGCTGGAGGTGAAGCGTGGCCAACTGGTTAACGTGCTTTATCGTGAAAACGATTGGGTCTATGTGATTGGTCACGATTCACGCCAGGAAGGCTTCATACCCTACTCTTATTGTGCACCCTGCAATACACAGCTAGCGGACATGGCTGTTAAGAAAAAGCTGCCACGCGAACAAACCGAACCGTTGCTACACGATGAGAATGTACCGCTGCTGGGCGTGGACAACAAGATGGATGTTTTGGGTGATGAAACCCTGGCGCTCAGCAAGGCCGCTTCAACTAACAATCTAGAGAACAGTCTGCATGTGAGCTTGCCAGAGTGCGCAGCATTTATCAAGGAACCCTCTGGACGTTGTATTGTGCTCTATACGTTTATAGCGCGTGACGAAAACGATTTGTCCGTGGAGCGCGGTGAATTTGTCACTGTTTTAAATCGTGAAGATCCTGACTGGTCTTGGATCCTACGTAGCGATGGACAGGAGGGCTTTGTGCCcgctaattttatttatccAGCCGATAGCGTTCGAgtgctgcaacagcaaaaggccgcagcaacagcgtcAGCAACGGCGCCTCTAAATGAGAGCAATATGCAGCAGCACGCAAATCTCAGTATGGAGAAcatgctgcaacagcaacaaggtcaacaacaacaagcacagcagcagcagcagcaacagcaacaacaacaacagcagcaattgggtTTGGGTACTGATGAGTTGCGTTATCATGGCACCGAGTTGGTCATGCTTTATGATTATAAGGCGCAGGCGCCGGATGATCTGTCTGTGCGTCGCGGCGATTGGATATATGCTGATCTTAACAATCAGACCGTAGATGGTTGGCTCTGGGCCTATGCGCCTAAGACACGCAAATATGGTTTCATACCGAAGGCCTATGCACGACCACCGGCCATGACGAGTCTCTAG